From a region of the Pseudomonadota bacterium genome:
- a CDS encoding copper chaperone PCu(A)C: MNTKWNALVLGAAMVGQFGAAAWAGNAAQEVRVEAPYVRAVPPGTPNTGGFMVLKNSGSSAHAVVSGRSSASQHVELHTHRMEGGMMKMRPIEKIEIPAGGETVLKPGDLHVMFINLVSELKEGQEVGFTLVFEDGSETMVMAPVKKVMEGMKMGEGMGHGKKMH, translated from the coding sequence GTGAATACAAAGTGGAATGCATTGGTACTGGGTGCCGCGATGGTCGGCCAATTTGGTGCAGCGGCATGGGCGGGAAACGCAGCACAGGAGGTTCGTGTCGAGGCTCCCTATGTGCGCGCGGTTCCGCCGGGAACCCCCAATACGGGCGGTTTTATGGTGCTGAAGAACAGCGGCTCTTCGGCGCACGCAGTTGTTTCCGGGCGCAGCAGCGCGAGCCAGCATGTCGAACTGCACACCCACCGCATGGAAGGCGGCATGATGAAGATGCGCCCTATCGAAAAGATCGAAATACCCGCCGGTGGCGAGACGGTACTGAAACCCGGGGATCTGCACGTGATGTTCATCAACCTCGTCAGCGAGCTCAAGGAAGGGCAGGAGGTAGGCTTTACACTGGTCTTTGAGGATGGCAGCGAGACCATGGTGATGGCGCCGGTGAAAAAGGTGATGGAGGGAATGAAGATGGGTGAGGGGATGGGGCACGGCAAAAAGATGCACTGA
- a CDS encoding cytochrome C, translating into MDFTNADMLNGEEINEVCAGCHGALGEGGKEGTYPRLAGLPAAYIAKEMLRFRDRSRPNMPMAEHVDHRQMPDNDIRDISAFLANIQLLSQLPPLKEGEEFDAHERLQLTKRFLNIARVEGDHESGRKIYNKECKSCHGKDGEGKESQAVPMLAGQYTTYLERSIKKYIEKIRIHDEHAPEEKFLSLFTPQELSDVLAYLSTVDD; encoded by the coding sequence ATGGATTTCACCAACGCCGACATGCTCAACGGTGAGGAGATCAACGAGGTCTGTGCGGGTTGCCACGGGGCCCTGGGCGAGGGAGGCAAGGAGGGCACGTATCCGCGCTTGGCCGGATTGCCGGCAGCTTACATCGCCAAGGAGATGTTGCGCTTTCGTGACCGCTCGCGTCCAAACATGCCGATGGCGGAGCACGTTGACCATCGTCAGATGCCCGACAACGACATCCGCGACATCTCCGCGTTCCTGGCAAATATCCAGCTGCTCTCCCAGCTACCACCTCTCAAGGAGGGCGAGGAGTTCGATGCCCACGAACGGCTGCAGCTCACCAAACGCTTTCTGAATATCGCCCGCGTCGAAGGCGATCATGAATCCGGACGCAAGATCTACAACAAAGAGTGCAAATCGTGCCATGGCAAGGATGGCGAAGGGAAAGAGAGTCAAGCGGTTCCGATGCTGGCAGGACAGTACACGACCTACCTTGAGCGCAGCATCAAGAAGTACATCGAAAAGATTCGCATTCACGATGAGCACGCACCGGAGGAGAAGTTTCTCTCCCTGTTCACGCCCCAGGAGTTGAGCGATGTGCTTGCCTACCTGTCCACCGTCGACGACTGA
- a CDS encoding ABC transporter ATP-binding protein yields the protein MIRFQNITKTFRRHAVLKSVNLVIKAGDRVALVGSNGAGKTTLIRCLLGEYTCQGEVLVDGLDPRSEREKVLSRVGFVPQLPPPLKMPVGQLIRFAASVCKVDEQPIHIVAQRLGLDTGQVKRQSFVKLSGGQKQKLLIAIALGRETDLLVMDEPAANLDPEARAIFFELLAEKQDHVVMLISSHRLDEVASLVNRVIELDQGAVVLDDRVADEIDLTSRLWCRITLVRAEAAFAKAITPWGFRLADEGRVWEGEVAGPDRLRFLGVLSRYAGLLAGIQMNEQGTVADRDALACGEEV from the coding sequence ATGATTCGCTTTCAGAACATTACCAAGACCTTTCGCCGCCATGCGGTGCTGAAAAGCGTCAACCTGGTGATCAAGGCGGGGGATCGCGTTGCGCTGGTCGGTTCCAACGGCGCGGGCAAGACCACCCTGATCCGCTGCCTGCTGGGCGAATACACCTGTCAGGGCGAGGTCTTGGTCGATGGGCTCGACCCGCGCAGCGAGCGCGAGAAGGTGCTGTCGCGCGTGGGATTCGTGCCACAACTGCCGCCACCGTTGAAGATGCCGGTGGGACAGCTGATACGCTTTGCTGCCAGCGTCTGCAAAGTCGATGAGCAGCCAATTCACATCGTCGCGCAGCGACTCGGGCTCGACACCGGGCAGGTGAAGCGTCAGTCGTTTGTGAAACTTTCCGGCGGCCAGAAACAGAAGCTGCTGATTGCCATCGCCCTGGGCCGCGAAACCGACCTGCTGGTGATGGATGAACCCGCTGCCAATCTCGATCCCGAGGCGCGGGCGATCTTCTTTGAACTGCTGGCGGAGAAGCAGGATCACGTCGTAATGCTGATCTCCAGCCATCGGCTCGACGAGGTGGCCTCGCTGGTCAATCGCGTCATCGAACTCGATCAGGGCGCGGTGGTACTCGATGATCGGGTTGCCGATGAAATCGATCTCACCAGCCGGCTGTGGTGCCGTATCACCCTGGTGCGTGCTGAAGCGGCGTTCGCCAAGGCGATCACCCCCTGGGGTTTTCGTCTGGCCGACGAGGGGCGGGTATGGGAGGGCGAGGTGGCCGGTCCCGATCGCCTGCGTTTTCTCGGTGTGCTGTCGCGCTATGCGGGACTGCTCGCCGGCATCCAGATGAATGAGCAGGGCACCGTGGCAGATCGTGATGCGCTGGCCTGTGGCGAGGAGGTCTGA
- a CDS encoding ABC transporter permease: MHYLWLTAWSDIVESLRARWFFVYSLVFGGIVVVLFLLGLTESRVMGFTGLSRLLLTYIQLCMAVLPIFVLITTVRSVAGDREAGVFEYLLSLPTPLAAWFWGKLLGRFFVVFLPVFLAMLGAVVWGMLKGTEMPWTPFLFYTGLLLALAWCFLGLGMLISTVARSADVAQGAAFVVWLTLILFLDLILLGVMIREQLPAETAVALALANPLQVFRTAAMMLFDQQLVLLGPTAYVILDHFGKTGYMVWAMGYPVAVGTLCAAVGYWLFRRSDLP, encoded by the coding sequence ATGCACTATCTCTGGCTAACCGCTTGGTCCGATATCGTTGAATCGCTGCGTGCCCGGTGGTTCTTCGTCTACTCGCTGGTTTTCGGCGGTATCGTGGTGGTGCTGTTTCTGCTGGGACTGACCGAGTCGCGGGTGATGGGGTTTACCGGGCTGTCGCGGCTGTTGCTGACCTATATTCAGCTGTGCATGGCGGTATTGCCTATATTTGTGCTGATTACGACAGTGCGTTCGGTGGCGGGGGATCGTGAAGCGGGGGTGTTCGAGTATCTGCTATCGCTGCCGACCCCACTTGCGGCCTGGTTTTGGGGCAAGCTGCTGGGCCGGTTTTTCGTGGTTTTTCTTCCGGTGTTTCTCGCCATGCTCGGCGCGGTGGTGTGGGGCATGCTCAAGGGAACGGAGATGCCCTGGACCCCGTTTCTCTTCTACACCGGGCTGTTGCTGGCATTGGCCTGGTGTTTTCTCGGACTGGGGATGCTGATCTCGACCGTGGCACGTTCGGCCGATGTGGCGCAGGGGGCGGCCTTCGTGGTGTGGCTGACCCTGATTCTGTTCCTCGATCTCATCCTGCTCGGGGTGATGATCCGCGAGCAGCTGCCCGCGGAGACGGCGGTGGCACTGGCGTTGGCGAATCCCCTGCAGGTGTTTCGCACGGCCGCGATGATGCTCTTCGATCAGCAGCTGGTGCTGCTCGGGCCGACCGCCTACGTAATCCTCGATCACTTCGGTAAGACCGGTTACATGGTCTGGGCCATGGGCTACCCGGTGGCGGTCGGGACCCTCTGCGCGGCTGTCGGTTACTGGCTCTTTCGCCGATCCGACCTACCCTGA
- a CDS encoding NapH/MauN family ferredoxin-type protein: MCYIGQHLAELLGREPRKPDNEEIAPQAQEIHFYKKGQVFDAKAAAEEHQRLKSNKWRNIRWATLLAVNLLFVLSYSLDIQLLEGALTASRFAGFHMADLNSALQVMLAFKEVLINLLIGTVTVFILWFFLGGRTFCSWVCPYHLVAELAEKLHLKLVEKKIIKGIDFHRGTRTAFYVIFAVLTLASGYTVFESVSPTGILSRAIIYGPGLALIWVGVLLLFEVVASRRAWCRYVCPIGMTYGFVGAASPLRIRYNLVNCQHEGECRKVCLVPHVLDTVIKGRARDVEVPIGADCTRCGLCVDVCPSGSLRYEFKFGGGARVTATEQP, from the coding sequence ATGTGCTACATCGGGCAACATCTCGCTGAACTGCTGGGCCGCGAGCCCCGGAAACCGGACAATGAGGAGATCGCGCCCCAGGCCCAGGAGATCCATTTCTATAAAAAAGGCCAGGTTTTCGATGCCAAGGCCGCGGCCGAGGAGCATCAACGCCTCAAGTCCAACAAATGGCGCAATATCCGCTGGGCCACGCTGCTGGCGGTGAATCTGCTCTTCGTGCTCTCGTACTCGCTGGATATTCAGTTGCTCGAGGGAGCGTTGACCGCCTCACGCTTTGCCGGATTCCACATGGCCGATCTCAACTCGGCGCTGCAGGTGATGCTCGCCTTCAAGGAGGTGCTGATCAATCTGCTGATCGGCACGGTGACCGTCTTCATCCTCTGGTTTTTCCTCGGTGGCCGTACCTTCTGCTCCTGGGTCTGTCCCTACCATCTGGTGGCCGAGTTGGCGGAAAAGCTGCATCTCAAGCTGGTGGAGAAGAAGATCATCAAGGGCATCGATTTTCACCGCGGTACCCGCACCGCCTTTTACGTGATCTTTGCGGTGCTGACCCTGGCGTCGGGTTATACCGTGTTCGAGTCGGTGTCGCCGACCGGCATACTCAGTCGCGCCATTATCTACGGTCCGGGATTGGCATTGATCTGGGTCGGCGTGCTTTTGCTGTTCGAGGTTGTCGCCTCGCGCCGTGCCTGGTGCCGTTACGTCTGCCCGATCGGTATGACCTACGGTTTCGTCGGTGCGGCCTCCCCACTGCGGATCCGTTATAACCTCGTCAACTGCCAGCATGAGGGTGAATGCCGTAAGGTGTGCCTGGTACCGCACGTGCTGGACACCGTGATCAAAGGGCGGGCACGTGACGTGGAGGTGCCGATCGGCGCCGACTGTACGCGCTGTGGTCTGTGCGTCGATGTCTGCCCCAGTGGGTCGTTACGGTATGAGTTCAAGTTTGGTGGCGGCGCCAGGGTGACTGCCACCGAGCAGCCCTGA
- a CDS encoding sensor domain-containing diguanylate cyclase: MVWAKRMFHWTSDGIDIRALRWISLTGLVIVAPFAIIHGLRGEWLLLASTGGFTLVLIVVAWQVWKPAGRIAPNTLLAGVALANISTVIAAIQVPGGGIYWCFAATGGNGFVLGPRVGLIFNSTLGLAMLATVSTSAETGELVRFGASFILLSTFVYIFSMRVHQKQHELQRLTQIDPLTGVGNRRSLEKALQSELAKARRYGYTASLVSIDLDHFKAINDTHGHAMGDRFLIDFAHMVENRVRDSDLVFRMGGEEFLILAPATSAAGAYELAEDLRTGMPSTPLAELTGHTFSAGISELRLDDTAAGWLSRADQALYRAKESGRNRVTMNLPSDNTSAAALGNA, from the coding sequence ATGGTTTGGGCGAAGCGCATGTTTCATTGGACTAGTGATGGCATCGATATCCGCGCCCTGCGTTGGATCAGCCTGACCGGCCTGGTAATAGTCGCACCATTTGCCATCATCCATGGCTTACGGGGTGAATGGCTGCTGCTCGCCAGTACCGGCGGGTTCACGTTGGTCTTGATTGTCGTCGCCTGGCAGGTCTGGAAGCCCGCGGGACGGATCGCGCCGAACACCCTCCTGGCCGGAGTCGCCCTCGCGAACATCTCAACGGTCATCGCCGCGATACAAGTGCCTGGCGGAGGCATCTATTGGTGCTTCGCCGCGACGGGTGGGAATGGTTTCGTACTTGGACCCCGGGTCGGTCTTATCTTCAACAGCACGCTGGGTCTCGCAATGCTCGCCACGGTCTCCACCTCGGCGGAGACGGGCGAACTCGTTCGTTTTGGCGCCAGCTTCATATTGCTCAGCACCTTTGTGTATATCTTTTCGATGCGCGTCCATCAGAAGCAGCACGAACTTCAGCGGCTGACTCAGATTGATCCTCTAACCGGTGTGGGCAATCGCCGTTCGTTGGAAAAGGCGTTGCAGAGCGAACTCGCCAAGGCGCGGCGTTACGGCTACACCGCGTCGCTGGTCAGTATCGATCTGGACCACTTCAAGGCGATCAACGATACCCACGGCCATGCGATGGGCGATCGCTTTCTGATCGATTTCGCGCACATGGTCGAAAACCGGGTACGGGATTCAGACCTTGTGTTCCGCATGGGCGGCGAAGAGTTTTTGATACTTGCGCCCGCGACAAGTGCCGCGGGCGCATACGAACTGGCGGAGGACCTGCGCACCGGCATGCCCTCGACCCCCCTAGCCGAACTGACAGGTCACACGTTCTCCGCCGGGATATCCGAATTGCGGCTGGACGATACTGCGGCTGGCTGGCTGAGTCGCGCCGACCAAGCCTTGTACCGCGCCAAAGAGAGCGGGCGCAACCGGGTGACTATGAATCTCCCGTCAGACAATACCAGTGCTGCGGCCCTTGGAAACGCGTAA
- a CDS encoding DNA polymerase IV: MDHAAWPGRAILHVDMDAFYASVEVLDDPSLAGMPVVVGGRPEARGVVAAASYVARRYGVRSAMPMSRAVRLCPAAVILPPRMSRYEEMSAQIRDIFERFTPLVEPLSLDEAFLDVTGSQTLFGPAPGIGVRLKKEIRAETGLVASVGVAPNKFLAKIASDIDKPDGLRIIKAEEVTDFLDPLPVSRLWGVGPAMQRELERHAICTIAQLRRLSLDAVEHLFGRHGRHLGLLARGQDDRPVVPESEAKSISNETTFNEDLTDDTVLHTWLQQLAEQVGWRLRRAGLAGRTIQIKVRFADFTTLTRTHTLAQPTDISREIIAAAGTLFRTRLPVPRPPVRLLGVGVSGFDASDLQQADLFAEEQRRRDSQLDGVVDAIRGRFGKGAARRGRDPKA; encoded by the coding sequence GTGGATCACGCGGCCTGGCCTGGGCGTGCCATCCTGCACGTGGATATGGATGCGTTCTATGCATCCGTGGAGGTGCTCGACGATCCCAGCCTCGCCGGCATGCCGGTGGTGGTCGGCGGCCGACCCGAGGCGCGCGGGGTCGTGGCGGCGGCGAGCTATGTCGCGCGCCGGTATGGAGTGCGCTCCGCGATGCCCATGTCGCGGGCGGTGCGCCTGTGCCCGGCAGCGGTGATCCTGCCGCCGCGCATGAGCCGCTACGAAGAGATGTCGGCACAGATACGCGACATCTTCGAGCGCTTTACGCCGCTGGTGGAACCCCTCTCTCTGGACGAAGCGTTTCTCGACGTGACGGGCAGTCAAACGCTGTTCGGCCCGGCGCCTGGCATCGGGGTCCGGCTCAAAAAGGAGATCCGCGCCGAGACTGGCCTGGTCGCCTCGGTGGGAGTGGCGCCCAACAAGTTTCTCGCCAAGATCGCCAGCGATATCGACAAACCCGACGGCTTGCGCATCATCAAAGCCGAAGAGGTCACCGATTTCCTCGATCCGCTGCCGGTTTCGCGCCTGTGGGGAGTGGGTCCGGCGATGCAGCGTGAGCTGGAGCGTCACGCCATCTGCACCATCGCTCAACTGCGCCGCCTGTCATTGGATGCCGTAGAGCACCTGTTTGGCCGCCATGGGCGCCATCTGGGATTGCTTGCCCGCGGTCAGGACGACCGGCCGGTGGTGCCGGAGAGCGAGGCCAAGTCGATCTCCAACGAAACCACCTTCAACGAAGACCTCACCGACGACACCGTGCTCCATACCTGGCTGCAGCAACTCGCCGAGCAGGTGGGGTGGCGGCTGCGCCGCGCCGGGCTCGCTGGGCGTACGATTCAGATCAAGGTCCGCTTCGCCGATTTTACGACGTTGACCCGCACCCATACGCTTGCGCAACCGACCGACATCAGCCGCGAGATCATTGCCGCCGCGGGCACCCTGTTTCGCACGCGTCTCCCGGTACCGCGCCCGCCGGTGCGACTCCTCGGTGTCGGCGTCAGCGGATTCGATGCAAGTGACCTGCAGCAGGCCGACCTGTTCGCTGAGGAGCAGCGCCGGCGCGACAGTCAACTCGACGGCGTGGTGGATGCCATCCGCGGCAGATTCGGCAAGGGCGCGGCGCGGCGCGGCCGCGACCCCAAGGCATGA
- a CDS encoding thioredoxin domain-containing protein, whose translation MTTHSPNRLARETSPYLLQHADNPVDWYAWNDEALQKARDEDKPILLSVGYSACHWCHVMAHESFEDPEIAELMNEHFVNIKVDREERPDLDKIYQLAHQLLTQRPGGWPLTIFMSPTDHTPFYAGTYLPKTPRYGMASFPEVIHGVAGFYREHRDEVEKQNASVRQVLTSLHRQHTPAQVIDAAPLTQTRSELEQSYDEVQGGFGGAPKFPQPTALERLLEHWAESRTSGQPDLHALAMVTHTLTRMALGGLQDQLGGGFYRYSVDERWMIPHFEKMLYDNGPLLHLYACAAQATGDPLFADTAHGIGAWALREMRSPEGAFYATLDADSESHEGLFYVWTHEALRDILDDDHYALAITAWGLDQKANFEGRWHLFVAASPAELAARFALPEETIVQRLAAARDRLFQARETRVRPHRDEKILTGWNGLMIKGLASAGRRLGEPHLVDAANRALAFIREHLWHEARLLAGCKDGRASLPAYLDDYAFLLDGILELLQARWRSEDLEFAVQLADALLAHFEDPEQGGFFFTADDHEALLYRPKPYGDDATPAGNGIAAHALQRLGHLLGDPRYIAAAERTLKAAAQAMEQAPSWHNALLRALAEELVPPQLVILVGDEETLGDWLKHCTAGYQPHRMVFTLSGAAAEVPPALQHYRRVFEPITAYVCNGTQCSAPVGDLEEFARLLG comes from the coding sequence ATGACCACGCATAGCCCCAACCGCCTCGCTCGGGAGACCAGCCCCTACCTGCTGCAACATGCCGATAACCCGGTCGATTGGTACGCCTGGAACGACGAGGCGTTGCAGAAGGCCCGTGACGAGGACAAACCGATCCTGCTGTCGGTCGGCTACTCGGCCTGCCACTGGTGCCACGTGATGGCCCACGAATCCTTCGAGGACCCCGAGATCGCAGAGCTGATGAACGAGCACTTCGTCAATATCAAGGTCGATCGCGAAGAGCGCCCCGATCTGGACAAGATCTACCAGCTTGCGCATCAACTGCTCACCCAGCGCCCCGGCGGCTGGCCGCTCACTATCTTCATGAGCCCCACCGACCACACCCCCTTCTACGCCGGCACCTACCTCCCGAAAACACCGCGCTACGGCATGGCAAGCTTCCCCGAAGTGATCCATGGCGTGGCGGGCTTCTATCGCGAACACCGCGACGAGGTCGAGAAACAGAACGCCTCGGTGCGCCAGGTGCTGACCAGCCTGCACCGCCAGCACACCCCCGCGCAAGTGATCGATGCCGCACCACTGACGCAGACGCGCAGCGAGTTGGAGCAGAGTTACGACGAGGTGCAGGGCGGCTTCGGCGGCGCCCCCAAGTTCCCGCAGCCCACGGCGCTGGAGCGCCTGCTGGAGCACTGGGCCGAGTCACGCACCAGCGGCCAGCCCGACCTGCACGCCCTCGCCATGGTCACCCACACCCTCACTCGCATGGCACTCGGCGGACTGCAGGATCAACTGGGCGGCGGCTTCTACCGCTACTCAGTGGACGAGCGCTGGATGATCCCGCACTTCGAAAAGATGCTCTACGACAACGGCCCGCTGCTGCACCTCTACGCCTGCGCCGCGCAAGCTACGGGCGATCCCCTGTTCGCGGACACCGCGCACGGCATCGGCGCATGGGCGCTGCGCGAGATGCGCTCGCCGGAGGGGGCCTTCTACGCCACGCTGGATGCCGACTCCGAGAGCCACGAAGGGCTCTTCTACGTCTGGACCCACGAGGCGCTGCGCGACATTCTCGACGACGATCACTACGCACTCGCCATCACCGCCTGGGGGCTGGACCAGAAGGCCAACTTCGAAGGGCGCTGGCACCTCTTCGTCGCGGCGTCTCCTGCGGAGCTGGCCGCCAGGTTTGCGTTACCCGAGGAGACGATCGTCCAGCGGCTGGCCGCCGCGCGTGACCGCCTCTTCCAGGCCCGCGAAACGCGGGTGCGTCCGCACCGCGACGAGAAGATCCTCACCGGTTGGAACGGGCTGATGATCAAGGGCCTGGCAAGCGCCGGGCGGCGTCTCGGCGAGCCGCACCTTGTCGACGCTGCGAATCGAGCGCTGGCCTTCATCCGCGAGCACTTGTGGCACGAGGCAAGACTGCTGGCCGGTTGCAAGGATGGCCGTGCTTCCCTCCCCGCCTACCTCGACGACTACGCCTTCCTCCTCGATGGGATCCTCGAACTGCTGCAGGCACGCTGGCGCAGCGAGGATCTCGAATTCGCCGTCCAGCTCGCCGACGCGCTGTTGGCGCACTTCGAAGACCCCGAACAAGGCGGATTCTTCTTCACTGCTGACGACCACGAAGCGCTGCTCTACCGCCCCAAACCTTATGGCGACGACGCCACGCCGGCGGGCAACGGCATCGCTGCCCATGCGCTGCAGCGTCTCGGACACCTGCTGGGTGACCCGCGCTACATCGCCGCCGCCGAGCGCACCCTCAAGGCCGCCGCTCAGGCCATGGAGCAGGCGCCCTCTTGGCACAACGCTTTGTTGCGCGCCCTTGCCGAGGAGCTGGTGCCACCGCAGTTGGTGATCCTGGTGGGTGACGAGGAGACGCTCGGTGACTGGTTGAAGCACTGTACCGCCGGCTACCAACCCCACCGCATGGTGTTCACCCTGTCCGGGGCCGCGGCGGAGGTGCCACCCGCCCTGCAGCACTATCGCCGCGTCTTCGAACCAATCACCGCCTATGTCTGCAACGGAACACAATGCTCGGCCCCCGTGGGCGATCTGGAGGAGTTCGCCAGACTGCTCGGGTAG
- a CDS encoding SCO family protein, whose translation MSAAKGLHIGLMALIALLAGALLWAAFFWQPQPPQPSAAPDQDLPPGTLDLRLAAMGGPFTLDSADGAVTLDDLRGKVVLIYFGYTFCPDACPTNLAIMAAGFSQMSEEELAQVQGVFVSVDPDRDTLERLKQYTGYFHPRIMGVTGTAEQLAGVARRYGASYQIGVAKTAGGYLVDHSSYIHVVDQQGNLLFALPHAVAPELMVETIRTLLNTDR comes from the coding sequence ATGAGCGCAGCGAAAGGTCTCCACATCGGTTTGATGGCGCTGATTGCACTGCTGGCGGGTGCTTTGCTGTGGGCTGCGTTCTTCTGGCAGCCACAGCCGCCTCAGCCCTCCGCAGCGCCCGATCAGGATCTGCCCCCCGGGACGCTCGATCTGCGTCTCGCCGCCATGGGTGGTCCCTTTACGCTTGATTCCGCCGACGGCGCTGTGACTCTGGATGACCTGCGCGGCAAGGTGGTGCTGATCTACTTCGGCTACACCTTCTGCCCGGATGCCTGCCCGACCAATCTCGCCATCATGGCCGCCGGTTTCAGTCAGATGAGCGAGGAGGAGCTGGCACAGGTGCAAGGGGTATTCGTCAGTGTCGATCCTGACCGCGACACGCTGGAGCGCTTGAAGCAATACACCGGCTACTTTCACCCACGAATCATGGGCGTCACGGGAACCGCCGAACAGCTTGCCGGCGTGGCGCGGCGTTACGGCGCTTCCTATCAAATCGGTGTGGCAAAAACCGCTGGCGGGTACCTGGTGGATCACTCCTCGTATATCCATGTGGTAGACCAGCAGGGAAATCTGCTGTTTGCGCTGCCCCACGCCGTGGCACCGGAACTGATGGTCGAGACGATACGAACGCTACTGAACACTGACCGATGA
- a CDS encoding HD domain-containing protein — protein sequence MKGMAKCRNLRISLRLGGDPNEHGQRQGEAMEKLAETLPDDAHYVRQVTALGDRRTVMASEHIENADGMRLVRAGASINRELYDKLVRHKLLKPLDSSLNVDNPVTVTTLLHEAKSLLDREPCLAQIIEMTPHQEPMRVLGAVALNEALSFKLTVCHERAPEKFKHLLRVALASVFLGDHLGLGDGELVELASAGLFHDLGELHIDPQLFAAPRPLSQAERRQIYTHPYVAYLILKSFSQYHPRISSAVLDHHERLDGSGYPRGLRGAAVNSMGLMLAVTELVVVMLERTRSRPDPQRMAAMLKLNMERFGQERVTPFIEVILRQGCGQSDGESADHAITADALRSHLATLGGVLQLPANWPSTPTANFVAEQLDALRQLASRIGLSSESTVDTVALLGDDAAGLAEMEHLVGELSYQVSAVVHEVERRWPQMEVDDAIRGWLQAASALDRAPAAIPTADTMTADSD from the coding sequence ATGAAGGGGATGGCGAAGTGCCGCAATCTACGGATATCCTTGAGATTGGGGGGAGACCCAAACGAGCACGGGCAGAGGCAAGGGGAGGCGATGGAGAAGCTGGCAGAAACACTTCCCGACGATGCCCACTATGTGCGTCAGGTCACCGCTCTGGGCGACCGGCGAACAGTGATGGCCAGCGAGCATATCGAGAATGCTGACGGCATGCGGCTGGTGCGGGCCGGCGCGTCGATCAACCGTGAACTCTATGACAAGCTGGTACGCCACAAGCTGCTCAAGCCGCTGGACAGTTCGCTGAATGTCGATAATCCGGTAACCGTCACGACACTGCTGCACGAGGCCAAGTCACTGTTGGATCGCGAACCCTGCCTGGCGCAGATCATAGAAATGACGCCGCATCAGGAGCCAATGCGGGTGCTGGGCGCGGTGGCGCTCAACGAGGCGCTCTCGTTCAAACTCACCGTCTGCCACGAACGGGCGCCGGAAAAGTTCAAACATCTGTTGCGCGTGGCATTGGCCAGCGTGTTTCTCGGGGATCATCTGGGCCTGGGCGACGGCGAACTGGTGGAGCTTGCCAGCGCAGGGCTGTTCCACGATCTTGGCGAGCTGCACATCGATCCGCAGCTGTTTGCCGCCCCCCGTCCGCTCTCGCAGGCCGAGCGCCGGCAAATCTATACTCATCCCTACGTCGCGTATTTGATTCTCAAGTCTTTTTCTCAATACCATCCCCGCATCAGTTCGGCGGTGCTGGATCATCATGAGCGGCTCGATGGCAGCGGCTACCCTCGCGGCCTGCGCGGTGCAGCGGTTAACTCCATGGGATTGATGTTGGCGGTGACCGAACTGGTGGTGGTCATGCTCGAGCGCACCCGCTCGCGCCCCGATCCGCAACGCATGGCGGCAATGCTCAAACTCAATATGGAACGCTTCGGACAGGAGCGGGTAACGCCCTTTATCGAGGTGATCTTGCGTCAGGGGTGCGGTCAATCCGACGGCGAGAGTGCCGATCATGCCATCACCGCCGATGCTCTGCGGTCGCATCTTGCCACGTTGGGTGGCGTACTTCAGCTGCCGGCAAACTGGCCGAGCACGCCGACTGCCAATTTCGTCGCCGAACAGCTTGATGCGCTGCGCCAACTGGCCAGCCGCATCGGGTTGAGTTCCGAGTCCACTGTCGATACGGTCGCTCTTTTAGGCGACGATGCAGCGGGACTGGCGGAGATGGAACACCTGGTCGGCGAGCTCAGCTACCAAGTGAGTGCCGTCGTCCACGAGGTCGAACGCCGCTGGCCGCAAATGGAGGTTGATGATGCGATTCGCGGTTGGCTGCAGGCAGCCAGTGCCCTGGACCGCGCGCCCGCGGCCATACCTACCGCCGATACTATGACGGCAGACAGTGATTAG